The Sphingobium aromaticiconvertens genome has a segment encoding these proteins:
- a CDS encoding Fur family transcriptional regulator yields MNRKIDIEALCHEKGLRITEQRRVIAQVLSDSSDHPDVEKLHARAIEVDPGISIATVYRTVRLFEEAGILERHDFGDGRARYEAAPEAHHDHLIDVETGNVIEFVDPELEQLQKQIAEKLGYRLVDHRMELYGVSLDRKN; encoded by the coding sequence ATGAACCGCAAGATCGATATCGAAGCCCTGTGCCATGAAAAAGGCCTGCGCATTACCGAGCAGCGTCGTGTCATCGCGCAAGTATTGAGCGATTCGTCCGATCATCCCGACGTCGAAAAGCTCCACGCCCGCGCGATCGAGGTCGATCCGGGCATTTCCATCGCCACCGTGTACCGCACCGTCCGCCTGTTCGAGGAAGCGGGCATTCTGGAGCGCCACGACTTTGGTGATGGTCGTGCACGCTATGAAGCGGCGCCGGAAGCGCATCACGACCATCTGATCGATGTGGAAACCGGTAATGTGATCGAATTTGTCGATCCTGAACTGGAGCAACTCCAGAAGCAGATCGCAGAGAAGCTGGGCTATCGCCTCGTCGATCATCGCATGGAACTGTACGGCGTCTCGCTCGACCGGAAGAACTGA
- the ybeY gene encoding rRNA maturation RNase YbeY, with the protein MFDIALIHESGWADGTDWETLAQQAVVAAIRHSPYAAFEGASTLYEVAVKLTDDAEVHSLNRDYRDKDKPTNVLSFPMVQADLLQATANTDDGEVLLGDIVLAEGVCTAEAAEKGISMADHAAHLIIHGTFHLLGYDHMSDSEAEAMEALEIRALGSIGLKDPYGDRQQGIRHDHG; encoded by the coding sequence ATGTTTGATATTGCCCTCATCCACGAAAGCGGTTGGGCCGATGGCACGGATTGGGAGACTCTGGCGCAACAGGCTGTCGTCGCCGCAATCCGCCATAGTCCCTATGCCGCGTTCGAAGGGGCCTCCACCCTCTATGAAGTCGCGGTGAAGCTGACCGACGATGCAGAGGTCCACAGCCTGAACCGCGACTATCGGGACAAGGACAAACCAACCAATGTCCTTTCTTTTCCGATGGTTCAGGCAGACCTCTTGCAAGCCACGGCAAATACCGACGATGGCGAGGTATTGCTGGGCGACATCGTTCTGGCGGAGGGTGTCTGCACCGCCGAGGCGGCGGAAAAGGGCATCAGCATGGCCGATCATGCCGCGCATCTGATCATTCACGGCACTTTTCATTTGCTGGGTTATGATCATATGAGCGATAGCGAGGCCGAAGCGATGGAAGCACTGGAAATCCGGGCGCTTGGCAGCATCGGCTTGAAAGATCCCTATGGGGATCGCCAACAAGGGATTAGACACGACCATGGCTGA
- a CDS encoding MOSC domain-containing protein, whose amino-acid sequence MTMPSMTISALLVGTPVPFRDGDHSAIAKRPVEGAVRIGWLGLEGDAVADPVHHGGWDKAIHLYPQDHYGWWRGRKPDQPLLNAPGAFGENIASTGMTEADICLGDRFALGSAIVEVSHGRQPCWKLDHRFGARDVMATIVKTARCGVYFRVIREGEAQAGDVMALLERPHPDISVERLFRLLIGGEHKREPDAVRALAAMPVLAEAWRKRAVQLAGM is encoded by the coding sequence ATGACGATGCCTTCCATGACCATCTCTGCGCTGCTGGTCGGCACGCCCGTTCCGTTTCGCGATGGCGACCATAGCGCCATCGCCAAGCGACCCGTCGAAGGGGCGGTGCGGATCGGCTGGCTGGGGCTGGAGGGCGACGCCGTCGCCGATCCCGTCCACCATGGCGGCTGGGACAAGGCGATCCACCTTTATCCGCAGGATCATTATGGCTGGTGGCGGGGGCGAAAGCCCGACCAGCCCTTGCTGAATGCGCCCGGTGCATTCGGGGAAAATATCGCGTCAACGGGCATGACAGAGGCGGATATATGTCTGGGCGACCGCTTTGCGCTGGGCAGCGCGATCGTGGAGGTCAGCCATGGGCGGCAACCCTGCTGGAAGCTGGACCATCGTTTCGGCGCGCGCGACGTCATGGCGACGATCGTGAAGACCGCGCGCTGCGGCGTCTATTTTCGGGTGATCCGGGAGGGTGAGGCGCAGGCGGGCGACGTCATGGCGCTGTTGGAACGCCCCCATCCGGACATCAGCGTGGAGCGGCTGTTTCGCCTGTTGATCGGTGGCGAACACAAGCGCGAACCCGATGCGGTGCGCGCTTTGGCGGCTATGCCCGTACTGGCGGAAGCGTGGCGCAAGCGGGCTGTGCAACTCGCAGGAATGTAA
- a CDS encoding MucR family transcriptional regulator, which produces MEIESAQNELLITLTSDIVAAHVSNNSVAVSDVASLIQNVHTALAALSSPAPIPEVKLEPAVSIRSSIKPDFIVCLEDGKKLKMLKRHLMTHYQMTPDDYRAKWGLPADYPMVAPNYAEQRRTLAKKIGLGTKRRRTPRAK; this is translated from the coding sequence ATGGAAATTGAATCAGCCCAAAATGAGCTGCTGATTACTTTGACGTCCGACATCGTCGCCGCACATGTATCTAACAACAGTGTCGCGGTGTCCGACGTTGCTTCACTGATCCAGAATGTGCATACCGCGCTTGCTGCCCTTTCCAGCCCAGCGCCCATTCCGGAAGTAAAGCTTGAACCAGCAGTATCGATCCGCTCGTCGATCAAGCCGGATTTCATTGTCTGCCTTGAAGATGGCAAGAAGCTGAAGATGCTCAAGCGGCATTTGATGACTCATTATCAGATGACGCCGGACGATTATCGCGCCAAGTGGGGCCTGCCCGCAGATTATCCTATGGTCGCACCCAACTATGCCGAACAGCGCCGCACCCTGGCGAAAAAAATCGGTCTGGGCACCAAGCGCCGCCGGACGCCCCGCGCGAAGTAA
- a CDS encoding hemolysin family protein has product MAEGSPKDASGSKDPDSSNGEGGLWSGLKSLLFGEGESHSLRKELEEALDEYDEEEAEDTAPPAKGDLSAIERQMVRNLLHFSEHTVDDVAVPRADIIAIEEKASFADLAALFAEAGHSRIPVYRDTLDTIVGMVHIRDAFAILAGKSPVPDTLEPLIRQPLYVPESMGALDLLAEMRAKRTHLAIVLDEYSGTEGLLTFEDLVEEIVGEVEDEHDDAPEAMFVPLEGGIWDADARAELDDIAEEIDEKLGDVEEDVDTLGGLAFVLAGRVPEPGEMLKHDESGWTLEIVASDGRRVTRLRLHPPEEKVEAEEG; this is encoded by the coding sequence ATGGCTGAAGGCAGCCCCAAGGATGCATCCGGTTCGAAAGACCCGGACAGTAGTAACGGCGAAGGCGGTTTATGGAGCGGCCTGAAGTCGTTGCTGTTCGGCGAGGGTGAAAGTCACAGTCTTCGCAAGGAGCTGGAGGAAGCCCTCGACGAATATGACGAGGAAGAGGCGGAGGACACCGCCCCGCCCGCCAAGGGCGACCTGTCCGCGATCGAGCGGCAAATGGTCCGCAACCTCCTGCATTTCAGCGAGCACACTGTCGATGACGTCGCGGTCCCCCGCGCCGACATCATCGCGATCGAGGAGAAGGCGAGCTTCGCCGATCTTGCTGCCTTGTTCGCCGAAGCAGGGCATAGCCGCATCCCGGTCTACCGCGATACGCTCGATACGATCGTCGGCATGGTCCATATCCGCGACGCCTTTGCGATTCTGGCGGGCAAGTCGCCCGTGCCGGACACGCTCGAACCGCTTATCAGGCAACCGCTCTATGTCCCTGAAAGCATGGGTGCTTTGGACCTGTTGGCGGAGATGCGGGCAAAGCGCACCCATCTCGCCATCGTGCTGGACGAATATTCGGGCACCGAAGGTCTGCTGACGTTCGAGGATCTGGTCGAGGAAATCGTCGGCGAGGTCGAGGACGAACATGACGACGCGCCCGAAGCGATGTTCGTGCCATTGGAAGGCGGGATATGGGACGCGGACGCGCGTGCCGAACTGGACGATATTGCCGAGGAAATTGATGAGAAGCTGGGCGATGTCGAGGAAGATGTCGACACGCTGGGCGGCCTTGCCTTCGTTCTGGCCGGGCGCGTGCCGGAACCGGGTGAAATGCTGAAGCATGACGAAAGCGGCTGGACGCTGGAAATCGTCGCCAGCGACGGCCGCCGCGTCACCCGCCTGCGCCTGCACCCGCCCGAGGAGAAGGTCGAAGCGGAGGAGGGCTGA
- a CDS encoding lysophospholipid acyltransferase family protein has translation MVAQLRRFRRIAALIGALALCLPLHLIWRLLRLRSPWPPRFLGLAARAVGARVSITGSPLAADVFFIANHVSWIDILAMGGTTGTAFIAKDDIAAWPMVGWLAALNNTVFITRERRGSLNDQLLIIREAMAGHQPLALFPEGTTGDGRTLLPFKPSLLAVMLPPPRAVLVQPVHIDYGAAATDIAWTGEESAGANASRLFARAGSLPVTLHFLEPFDPAALPDRKALTAQAQKRIAASLAAHAVPSAVADGPV, from the coding sequence ATGGTTGCGCAACTGCGCCGATTTCGCCGTATCGCGGCGCTGATCGGCGCGCTTGCCCTTTGCCTGCCGCTCCACCTGATCTGGCGACTGTTGCGTTTGCGCTCGCCCTGGCCGCCCCGCTTCCTGGGCCTTGCCGCCCGCGCTGTTGGCGCTCGGGTCAGCATCACCGGCTCGCCGCTTGCCGCCGACGTCTTTTTCATCGCCAACCATGTCAGTTGGATCGACATATTGGCGATGGGCGGCACCACCGGCACAGCGTTCATCGCCAAGGATGACATCGCCGCCTGGCCGATGGTTGGCTGGTTGGCCGCGCTTAACAACACCGTCTTTATCACGCGCGAGCGACGCGGCAGCCTCAACGACCAGTTGCTTATCATTCGGGAAGCCATGGCGGGACACCAGCCATTGGCCCTGTTCCCCGAAGGAACGACCGGCGATGGCCGCACGCTGCTGCCCTTCAAGCCTTCCCTGCTGGCCGTGATGCTGCCCCCACCCCGCGCCGTATTAGTCCAGCCAGTCCATATCGACTATGGCGCAGCCGCAACCGACATCGCCTGGACGGGCGAGGAATCCGCCGGAGCCAACGCATCCCGCCTTTTCGCGCGTGCTGGCTCGCTCCCGGTCACGCTACATTTCCTTGAGCCGTTCGATCCCGCAGCCCTGCCCGATCGCAAGGCGCTGACCGCGCAAGCGCAAAAAAGGATCGCCGCCAGCCTCGCTGCGCACGCTGTGCCTTCCGCTGTTGCCGATGGCCCTGTATAG
- a CDS encoding PhoH family protein translates to MGKKPNSRTDVAERGRAERARIEVMFEKPHLLGALFGQYDQNLVAIENRLGVYIAARGNKLQIEGDAVAAARARDVLTGLYNRIVAGQEIDTGAVEAVIAMSSEPTLDGIIRHDIAEPPTVMIRTRKKTIVPRSATQVTYMEALARHDVIFALGPAGTGKTYLAVAQAVSQLITGSVDRLILSRPAVEAGEKLGFLPGDMKEKVDPYLRPLYDALHDTLPAEQVERRIASGEIEIAPIAFMRGRTLANAFIILDEAQNTTIAQMKMFLTRFGEGSRMVVCGDPKQVDLPQPGTSGLADAVGRLEGVEGIAVVPFGIADVVRHPVVGRIVQAYEGPDA, encoded by the coding sequence ATGGGCAAGAAACCCAATAGCCGAACGGACGTCGCCGAGCGCGGGCGGGCCGAACGCGCGCGGATCGAAGTGATGTTCGAGAAGCCCCATTTGCTGGGTGCATTATTCGGTCAATATGACCAGAATCTGGTCGCGATCGAGAATCGCCTGGGCGTCTATATCGCCGCGCGGGGCAACAAGTTGCAGATCGAGGGGGACGCGGTGGCCGCGGCCCGCGCCCGCGACGTGCTGACCGGCCTCTATAACCGCATCGTCGCGGGGCAGGAGATCGACACCGGCGCGGTCGAGGCGGTGATCGCCATGTCGTCCGAACCCACGCTAGACGGCATCATCCGCCACGATATCGCCGAACCGCCCACGGTGATGATCCGCACGCGCAAAAAGACGATCGTGCCCCGTTCCGCCACGCAGGTCACCTATATGGAGGCGCTGGCCCGCCATGACGTCATCTTCGCGCTTGGCCCCGCAGGCACCGGCAAGACCTATCTTGCCGTCGCGCAGGCCGTCAGCCAGCTCATCACCGGCAGCGTCGATCGCCTGATCCTCTCCCGCCCCGCCGTGGAAGCGGGCGAAAAGCTGGGCTTCCTGCCGGGCGACATGAAGGAGAAGGTCGACCCCTATCTGCGCCCGCTCTATGATGCGCTCCACGACACCTTGCCCGCCGAGCAGGTGGAACGCCGCATCGCATCGGGCGAGATTGAGATCGCGCCGATCGCGTTCATGCGTGGCCGCACGCTCGCCAATGCCTTCATCATCCTGGATGAAGCCCAGAACACCACCATCGCCCAGATGAAGATGTTCCTCACCCGCTTTGGCGAGGGGAGCCGGATGGTTGTCTGCGGCGATCCCAAGCAGGTCGACTTGCCGCAACCCGGCACATCGGGCCTTGCCGATGCCGTCGGCCGGCTGGAGGGCGTGGAAGGCATTGCCGTCGTACCGTTCGGCATCGCCGATGTCGTGCGTCATCCGGTGGTCGGCCGCATTGTCCAGGCCTATGAAGGGCCGGATGCCTGA
- a CDS encoding replication-associated recombination protein A — protein MADLFADPAQPAPSEPLDAPLADRLRPRVLADVVGQDHLTGPDGAIGRMVAAGRLSSIILWGPPGTGKTTTARLLAEAVGMRFAPISAVFSGVADLKKLFAAARDHARLGDKTLLFVDEIHRFNRAQQDGFLPFVEDGTVTLVGATTENPSFELNAALLSRAQVLILRRLDSAALEKLLDRAEALVERPLPLTSAAREALIASADGDGRFLLNQVETLYSIDIAEPLDPAGLSALLHRRVAVYDKDREGHYNLISALHKSLRGSDPQAALYYLARMLTAGEEPLYVLRRLVRFASEDIGLADPQALIQTLAARDAYEFLGSPEGELAIAQACLYCATAPKSNAAYVAQKAAWKSARDTGSLMPPQNILNAPTKLMKDIGYGKGYAYDPDTKDGFSGANYWPEEMAPQAFYAPTDRGFEARLAERLAYWDKLRTDGGG, from the coding sequence ATGGCCGACCTTTTTGCCGACCCCGCCCAGCCTGCTCCGTCAGAGCCTCTCGACGCGCCGCTTGCCGACCGGCTGCGTCCGCGCGTTCTGGCCGATGTGGTGGGACAGGATCATCTGACCGGCCCGGACGGCGCGATCGGCCGGATGGTGGCCGCTGGTCGCCTGTCATCGATCATATTGTGGGGACCGCCGGGTACGGGCAAGACCACCACCGCGCGCCTGCTGGCCGAAGCGGTGGGGATGCGCTTTGCCCCCATATCCGCCGTCTTTTCCGGCGTCGCCGACCTCAAGAAACTGTTCGCCGCCGCCCGCGACCATGCGCGACTGGGCGACAAGACATTGCTCTTCGTGGACGAGATCCACCGCTTCAACCGCGCCCAGCAGGACGGGTTCCTGCCCTTTGTCGAGGATGGCACGGTAACGCTGGTCGGCGCGACGACGGAAAATCCCAGCTTCGAACTCAACGCCGCTTTATTGTCGCGCGCGCAGGTGCTGATCCTGCGCCGCCTCGACAGCGCAGCGCTCGAAAAGCTGCTGGATCGGGCCGAAGCACTGGTGGAGCGCCCCCTTCCCCTGACCTCCGCCGCGCGGGAGGCGCTGATCGCCAGCGCCGACGGCGACGGCCGCTTCCTGCTCAATCAGGTCGAGACGCTCTATTCGATCGACATCGCCGAGCCGCTTGATCCTGCGGGTCTCTCCGCTCTGCTCCACCGCCGCGTCGCGGTGTATGACAAGGATCGGGAGGGGCATTACAACCTCATTTCCGCGCTGCATAAATCCCTTCGCGGATCGGACCCGCAGGCCGCGCTCTATTATCTCGCGCGGATGCTGACCGCAGGCGAAGAGCCGCTCTATGTGCTGCGCCGCCTGGTGCGCTTTGCGAGTGAAGACATCGGCCTTGCCGACCCGCAAGCCCTGATCCAGACGCTCGCCGCCCGCGATGCCTATGAATTTCTGGGGTCGCCGGAGGGGGAGCTGGCGATCGCTCAAGCCTGCCTCTATTGCGCCACCGCGCCCAAATCCAACGCCGCCTATGTCGCGCAGAAGGCCGCCTGGAAATCCGCCCGCGATACCGGATCGCTGATGCCGCCGCAGAATATCCTGAATGCGCCCACGAAGCTGATGAAGGACATCGGCTATGGCAAGGGCTATGCCTATGATCCTGACACGAAGGACGGATTTTCCGGCGCCAACTATTGGCCGGAGGAGATGGCTCCACAGGCCTTTTACGCACCCACCGATCGGGGGTTCGAGGCGCGCCTTGCCGAACGGCTCGCTTATTGGGACAAGTTGCGGACAGACGGCGGGGGATGA
- a CDS encoding glycosyltransferase family 1 protein, with product MDVTGLRVALFSGNYNYVRDGANQALNRFVGYLLRQGAQVRVYSPTTNTPAFPPAGDLVSTPSFPVPGRAEYRVPWRMSARVRRDLKRFAPNLVHLSSPDPLGHLALSWARNRGLPTVASVHTRFETYPRYYGLAFLEPVVLSMLRRFYRRCDAIVAPSDSMAQLLREQRMSYDVGIWTRGIDREIFNPERRDLGWRRSLGIADNVPAIGFIGRLVMEKGLDVFSDTIDQLALRGVDHKVLIVGDGPAREWFQHRLPAAIFAGFQQGQDLGRAVASMDMLFNPSVTETFGNVTLEAMACGLPTVAARATGSESLVTEGVTGRLIRPGAINDFADALAAYCMDSDARNAAGAASIARTQRNGWVQVNQALVDTYIRVIHQRAQGAVPRASPVP from the coding sequence ATGGATGTTACCGGTCTTCGCGTCGCATTGTTCAGCGGCAACTATAATTATGTACGGGACGGTGCGAACCAGGCGCTCAACCGCTTCGTGGGCTATCTGCTGCGGCAGGGCGCGCAGGTGCGTGTCTATTCCCCGACAACCAATACGCCCGCCTTCCCGCCTGCCGGTGATCTGGTCAGCACCCCCTCTTTCCCCGTGCCCGGCCGCGCCGAATATCGGGTGCCGTGGCGCATGTCCGCCCGTGTTCGCCGCGACCTCAAACGCTTTGCCCCCAATCTGGTCCATCTTTCCAGCCCGGACCCGCTGGGCCATCTGGCCCTTAGCTGGGCGCGAAATCGAGGATTGCCGACTGTCGCGTCGGTCCATACCCGGTTCGAAACCTACCCACGCTATTATGGCCTCGCCTTTCTGGAGCCGGTCGTCCTGTCCATGCTGCGCCGTTTCTATCGCCGCTGTGACGCGATCGTCGCGCCGTCCGATTCGATGGCGCAACTGCTGCGCGAACAACGGATGAGCTATGACGTCGGCATCTGGACGCGGGGCATAGACCGGGAGATTTTCAACCCCGAACGCCGCGATCTTGGCTGGCGCCGGTCGCTTGGCATTGCGGACAATGTGCCCGCGATCGGCTTTATCGGTCGTCTGGTGATGGAAAAGGGGCTGGACGTCTTTTCCGACACGATCGACCAACTGGCCTTGCGCGGGGTGGACCATAAGGTGCTGATCGTTGGAGATGGCCCCGCCCGCGAGTGGTTTCAGCATCGCCTGCCCGCAGCTATCTTCGCCGGGTTTCAGCAGGGGCAGGATCTGGGCCGCGCAGTCGCCAGCATGGACATGTTGTTCAACCCATCGGTTACCGAAACTTTTGGCAATGTAACTCTGGAGGCGATGGCGTGTGGCCTGCCGACCGTCGCCGCCCGCGCCACCGGCAGCGAAAGCCTGGTGACGGAGGGTGTAACCGGCCGCCTGATCCGCCCCGGCGCCATTAACGATTTCGCCGATGCGCTTGCCGCCTATTGCATGGATAGCGACGCCCGCAACGCCGCTGGCGCCGCCAGCATCGCCCGAACCCAGCGCAATGGCTGGGTTCAGGTCAACCAGGCGCTGGTCGATACCTATATACGCGTGATCCATCAACGCGCGCAGGGCGCCGTTCCGCGCGCCAGCCCCGTTCCCTAA
- a CDS encoding DUF2142 domain-containing protein, with protein sequence MRQERIFSSPSQGAEILFAAPWSAIEKLLLAALCLATLFFTIVTPPFQAPDENQHYMKALLLSEGRILTEQRGTAIGADLPRAATDLRDVDFPAETPGVLHRYDYAQIAKAAIADPERPGTTFADFPNVANYAPTLYAPGAAGLLIGDTIGLPRMGAFYAGRLVNALVALAMLVAALRLMPFGRAALLAVALLPTTAYQGGSLSPDAVINGLGFLALALALRVGFAPPTLARGVALFVVGPLLALAKGVYLPVMAAGLHLPAGRRDLRAWLVPGLILIAMLLGAISFVAWQKYSGGSQALYHIVSRKTGEMVMTAPLGEQLAVILGDPLGYAHILISSVIERAPVYLLQIVGRFGWNAILLPLLAYPLAGLMLASAVASGAGVRFSVMQRLWWLVVVLGTALLIETAMYLTGTPPAADYIQGTQGRYFLPILPLALLALMPDRGLRLAPPVFALSTLLLLAVAALTVFDSFWVHGFITHNGMPPHSSARNALLLPSPRW encoded by the coding sequence ATGCGGCAAGAACGGATTTTCTCGTCACCGTCGCAGGGTGCCGAAATCCTCTTCGCCGCCCCGTGGAGCGCCATCGAAAAGCTGCTGCTGGCCGCCCTGTGTCTCGCCACACTGTTCTTCACCATCGTTACCCCGCCCTTTCAGGCGCCAGACGAAAACCAGCATTATATGAAGGCGCTGCTGTTGAGCGAGGGCCGTATCCTTACCGAGCAGCGCGGCACCGCCATCGGAGCAGACCTGCCACGCGCGGCCACGGACCTGCGTGATGTCGATTTCCCGGCGGAAACGCCCGGCGTCCTTCACCGTTACGATTATGCCCAGATCGCAAAGGCCGCCATCGCCGATCCTGAGCGTCCGGGCACGACCTTCGCGGATTTCCCCAATGTCGCCAACTATGCGCCAACCCTCTATGCGCCGGGCGCGGCGGGTTTGCTGATCGGCGACACGATTGGCCTGCCACGCATGGGCGCTTTCTATGCGGGCCGACTCGTCAACGCCCTGGTCGCGCTGGCGATGCTGGTGGCGGCGCTCCGCCTCATGCCCTTTGGACGCGCCGCATTGCTCGCGGTCGCGCTGTTGCCCACCACCGCCTATCAGGGCGGATCACTCTCCCCCGATGCGGTCATCAACGGCCTTGGCTTTCTTGCCCTCGCCCTCGCCCTTCGCGTCGGGTTTGCCCCGCCAACCCTTGCTCGCGGCGTCGCGCTGTTCGTGGTCGGCCCATTGCTGGCACTGGCCAAGGGGGTCTATCTGCCGGTCATGGCTGCGGGCCTGCACCTGCCTGCTGGACGCCGCGATCTGCGCGCATGGTTGGTGCCGGGACTGATACTGATCGCCATGCTGCTGGGCGCGATCAGCTTCGTCGCATGGCAGAAATATTCGGGTGGCAGTCAGGCGCTCTACCATATCGTCTCCCGCAAGACCGGGGAGATGGTGATGACCGCTCCGCTGGGCGAGCAGTTGGCGGTGATCCTTGGCGATCCGTTGGGCTATGCCCATATCCTGATTTCCAGCGTGATCGAGAGGGCGCCTGTCTATCTGCTCCAGATCGTCGGCCGGTTCGGCTGGAACGCCATTCTTTTGCCACTCCTGGCCTATCCCTTGGCCGGGTTGATGCTGGCATCGGCCGTCGCAAGCGGTGCGGGGGTCCGCTTTTCGGTCATGCAGCGCCTCTGGTGGCTCGTCGTCGTACTGGGGACCGCGCTGCTCATCGAAACCGCCATGTATCTGACCGGCACGCCGCCCGCCGCCGATTATATTCAGGGGACGCAGGGCCGCTATTTCCTGCCCATCCTGCCGCTGGCCTTGCTGGCGCTGATGCCCGACCGTGGCTTGCGCCTTGCCCCGCCGGTCTTCGCGCTATCAACGCTGTTGTTGCTGGCTGTGGCGGCGTTGACGGTGTTCGACAGTTTCTGGGTTCACGGCTTCATCACCCATAACGGTATGCCGCCGCACAGCAGCGCCCGGAACGCCTTGCTGCTCCCCTCGCCCCGCTGGTAG
- the miaB gene encoding tRNA (N6-isopentenyl adenosine(37)-C2)-methylthiotransferase MiaB has translation MNRDNAPKTPATFQVKSFGCQMNVYDGERMAEMLNARGMAAAAPGEEADLVVLNTCHIREKAVDRVYSDIGRLRRDDGSRPMIAVAGCIAQAEGSEISRRAKTVDIVVGPQAYHRLPDLIDRATRGEEAVDTDMPADSKFGALPGRGKQARPSAFLTIQEGCDKFCTYCVVPYTRGAEISRPWTAIIDEAKALIDGGAREITLLGQNVNAWTGEDSSGRLRGMDGLVRALADLPDLHRIRYTTSHPNDMTDGLIAAHAEVEKLMPFLHLPVQSGNDRILKAMNRSHTAASYLAIIEKVRAVRPDIAISGDFIVGFPGETDAEFEDTLKIVDQVRYAQCYSFKYSPRPGTPAAGMDDQVPAEVMDDRLARLQAAINRHQMDFNAAAVGRTTQILLERKGRNPGQLIGKTPWLQSVHVTAPELVIGDMVEVDIISAGPNSLAGEISRRKAA, from the coding sequence ATGAATCGCGATAACGCCCCAAAGACACCCGCCACTTTCCAGGTCAAATCCTTCGGCTGCCAGATGAACGTCTATGATGGCGAGCGCATGGCAGAGATGCTGAATGCACGCGGCATGGCCGCCGCCGCACCGGGGGAAGAGGCCGATCTGGTCGTCCTCAACACCTGCCACATCCGCGAAAAGGCGGTCGACCGGGTCTATTCCGACATTGGCCGCCTGCGCCGGGACGACGGCAGCCGCCCGATGATCGCCGTTGCGGGTTGTATCGCGCAAGCGGAGGGCAGCGAAATCAGCCGCCGCGCGAAGACCGTGGACATTGTCGTCGGCCCGCAGGCCTATCACCGCCTGCCCGACCTGATCGACCGCGCCACCAGAGGCGAGGAAGCGGTGGACACCGACATGCCCGCCGACTCGAAATTCGGCGCGCTTCCGGGTCGTGGGAAACAGGCCCGGCCCAGTGCCTTCCTGACGATCCAGGAAGGGTGCGATAAATTCTGCACCTATTGCGTGGTGCCCTATACGCGCGGTGCTGAAATCAGCCGCCCCTGGACCGCGATCATCGACGAAGCCAAGGCGCTGATCGATGGTGGCGCGCGTGAAATTACCCTTCTCGGACAGAATGTTAATGCCTGGACCGGAGAAGATTCCTCAGGTCGCCTGCGGGGCATGGATGGCCTGGTCCGCGCCCTCGCCGATCTTCCCGACCTGCACCGCATCCGCTATACCACCAGCCATCCCAACGACATGACGGACGGCCTGATCGCCGCTCATGCCGAGGTGGAGAAGCTGATGCCCTTCCTCCATTTGCCGGTTCAGTCGGGCAATGACCGCATCCTCAAAGCGATGAACCGCAGTCACACAGCCGCCTCTTATCTGGCGATTATCGAGAAGGTTCGCGCTGTCCGTCCCGACATCGCCATTTCGGGCGACTTCATCGTCGGCTTCCCCGGCGAGACGGATGCCGAGTTTGAAGATACTCTGAAGATCGTCGACCAAGTGCGCTATGCACAATGCTATTCGTTTAAATATAGCCCCCGCCCCGGCACCCCGGCCGCCGGCATGGACGATCAGGTTCCGGCCGAAGTGATGGACGATCGCCTCGCCCGGCTTCAGGCGGCGATCAACCGCCACCAGATGGATTTCAACGCCGCCGCCGTCGGTCGCACCACGCAGATTCTACTGGAGCGAAAGGGTCGCAATCCCGGCCAGTTGATCGGCAAGACCCCATGGCTCCAGTCGGTTCATGTCACCGCCCCTGAATTAGTCATTGGCGATATGGTGGAAGTCGATATCATCAGCGCAGGCCCGAATAGTCTGGCCGGCGAAATCAGCAGGAGGAAAGCCGCTTGA